In a single window of the Desulfovibrio mangrovi genome:
- the hflK gene encoding FtsH protease activity modulator HflK, whose product MNWDWEKLQEKRQRQSGGGQGPGPGWGPGGPNIDPIGDSLKKLRGFKFPAGKLIVGLVFLLWLASGVFIVEPDEVGIVLRFGQYDRTVEAGPHYHLPFPIENVYKPKITEIRRVEVGFRSIERGSSFQQGSLRSVKEESLMLTGDENIVDVQFIVQYQIKDPVEYLFNVTQQGWTVKSAAEAAMREIIGHNVIDNALTKGKTQIQSDCRDLLQVILDRYGAGVRVVAVQMQDVHPPKEVIDAFKDVASAREDRSRIINEAEAYRNELLPKARGNAAQIVNQAQAYKETVVKNAEGEANRFLAVLQEYNKAKDITKKRLYLEAMEEILGNSEVEKLIMPEKGLSQVVPYLPLDKLKTKKGGE is encoded by the coding sequence ATGAACTGGGATTGGGAAAAACTGCAAGAAAAACGGCAAAGGCAGTCCGGTGGCGGACAGGGCCCCGGCCCCGGTTGGGGTCCCGGAGGTCCTAACATCGACCCCATCGGCGACAGCCTGAAGAAGCTTCGGGGCTTCAAGTTCCCCGCGGGCAAACTTATAGTTGGCCTGGTCTTTCTTCTTTGGCTGGCTTCAGGCGTATTCATCGTGGAGCCGGATGAAGTGGGTATCGTGCTGCGATTCGGTCAATATGACCGCACCGTGGAAGCCGGCCCCCATTACCATCTCCCCTTCCCGATAGAAAACGTCTACAAACCCAAAATCACGGAAATCCGCCGTGTGGAAGTGGGCTTCCGGTCCATTGAACGCGGCTCCTCCTTCCAGCAGGGCTCGTTGCGCTCGGTCAAGGAAGAATCCCTGATGCTCACCGGTGACGAGAACATCGTGGATGTTCAGTTCATCGTGCAATATCAGATCAAGGATCCCGTGGAGTACCTCTTCAACGTCACCCAGCAGGGCTGGACCGTGAAGAGCGCTGCAGAAGCGGCCATGCGTGAAATCATAGGCCACAACGTCATCGACAACGCGCTGACCAAGGGCAAGACGCAGATTCAGAGCGACTGCCGCGATCTGCTGCAGGTCATTCTGGACCGTTACGGCGCGGGGGTCCGCGTTGTGGCCGTGCAGATGCAGGACGTGCATCCGCCCAAGGAAGTCATCGATGCGTTCAAGGACGTTGCCAGCGCCCGTGAAGACCGCAGCCGAATCATCAACGAGGCGGAAGCCTACAGAAACGAGCTGCTCCCCAAGGCCCGCGGTAATGCCGCACAGATCGTGAACCAGGCGCAGGCCTACAAGGAAACCGTGGTCAAGAATGCAGAAGGTGAAGCCAACCGCTTCCTTGCCGTTCTGCAGGAATACAACAAGGCCAAGGACATCACCAAGAAACGCCTGTACCTTGAGGCCATGGAAGAAATCCTCGGCAACTCCGAGGTGGAAAAGCTCATCATGCCTGAAAAGGGACTCTCGCAGGTGGTACCCTACCTGCCCCTCGACAAGCTGAAGACGAAGAAGGGAGGCGAGTAA
- the hflC gene encoding protease modulator HflC, whose translation MSNKSLTLIISLFIGLVVVFQSAFTVHQTQKALVLQLGKPVGGVREPGLHFKLPFVQNVIYFDARVLDYDAQPAEALTKDKKALVLDNYARWRITDPLRFYQTVRTIPGAQARLDDIVYSQLRVFLGRYTLTEVVSSERSAIMEMVTKRSSELIADYGIEIIDVRIKRTDLPPENQRAIFGRMRAERERQAKQYRSEGQEESTTIKSTADKEQAVILAEARRQASIIRGEGEALSTRIFAEALSKSPEFYEFQRSLEAYKKSLTGNTRILLSPDDPFLKFLK comes from the coding sequence ATGTCCAACAAATCGCTCACCCTTATCATCAGCCTGTTCATCGGCCTGGTGGTCGTGTTCCAGTCCGCATTTACCGTGCACCAGACCCAAAAGGCTCTGGTTCTGCAACTGGGTAAGCCTGTGGGCGGGGTGCGTGAACCCGGCCTGCATTTCAAGCTGCCCTTCGTGCAGAACGTCATCTACTTCGACGCCCGCGTGCTCGACTATGATGCACAGCCTGCCGAAGCCCTGACCAAGGACAAGAAGGCGTTGGTGCTGGACAACTATGCCCGCTGGCGCATTACCGACCCGCTGCGCTTCTACCAGACGGTGCGCACCATTCCCGGCGCACAGGCCCGACTGGATGACATCGTCTACTCGCAGTTGCGCGTATTCCTGGGCCGGTACACCCTGACCGAAGTTGTCTCATCCGAACGTAGCGCCATCATGGAGATGGTGACCAAGCGCTCGTCCGAGCTCATTGCCGACTACGGCATCGAGATCATCGACGTACGCATCAAGCGCACCGACCTGCCGCCGGAAAACCAGCGCGCCATCTTCGGTCGCATGCGTGCGGAACGTGAACGTCAGGCCAAGCAGTACCGTTCAGAGGGTCAGGAAGAATCCACGACCATCAAGTCCACTGCAGACAAGGAGCAGGCTGTTATCCTCGCCGAGGCCAGACGGCAGGCTTCCATCATCCGCGGTGAAGGTGAAGCGCTCTCTACCAGAATCTTCGCGGAGGCACTAAGCAAGTCTCCCGAGTTCTACGAGTTCCAGCGTTCGCTGGAAGCGTACAAGAAAAGCCTTACAGGCAACACCCGCATCCTCCTTTCACCGGATGATCCGTTCCTGAAGTTCCTTAAGTAA
- a CDS encoding phosphomannomutase/phosphoglucomutase, which yields MKPVRDSVFRAYDIRGVVGMDFDEEWVECLGMAIGTFFLRRGHRDAVVGYDCRHSSPAYQRALIRGLLATGVDVTVLGMVATPLLYFGIVHLNRLAGVMITASHNPPEYNGFKVWSGRGTVHTTAIREIYEIMASGDFAVGQGIGCEHDILPAYMDAVLERNRLARPFKVVVDGGNGAGGEVCAEILRRMGCEVEEMYCAPDGDFPNHHPDPTIEAYMQDLIGRMRESGADAGIGLDGDADRLGLVDAEGRLLLGDELYCLFARDVLSRLPGSLLIGDVKCSHRLFDDIRDCGGRPMMWITGHSVMKAKMLEEDAPMAGELSGHMFFNEGWFGFDDAVYAAARIVAILSAQQKPLTELPGWPRAFSTPELHVACPDAVKFAVIDRAQEYFRARCDDVIVIDGVRLNFPDGWGLVRASNTQPVLVLRFEAQTAERLEEIRLMIETPLKAWIAEASEHI from the coding sequence ATGAAACCAGTGCGTGATAGCGTGTTCCGTGCCTATGACATTCGTGGTGTCGTGGGGATGGATTTTGATGAGGAATGGGTGGAATGCCTTGGCATGGCCATCGGTACGTTTTTTCTGCGGCGCGGACACAGGGATGCCGTGGTGGGATACGATTGCCGGCATTCGTCGCCTGCCTACCAGCGGGCCTTGATCCGCGGACTGCTCGCCACCGGTGTGGACGTGACCGTGCTGGGCATGGTGGCCACCCCCCTGCTTTATTTCGGTATCGTGCATCTGAACCGGCTGGCCGGAGTCATGATCACGGCAAGCCATAATCCGCCGGAGTATAACGGATTCAAGGTCTGGTCCGGACGCGGCACCGTGCATACCACGGCCATCCGCGAGATATACGAGATCATGGCTTCCGGCGACTTTGCCGTTGGTCAGGGCATCGGCTGTGAACACGACATTCTTCCGGCCTATATGGATGCGGTGCTGGAGCGCAACAGGCTCGCCCGCCCGTTCAAGGTTGTGGTTGACGGCGGCAATGGTGCCGGTGGTGAGGTATGTGCCGAGATCCTGCGTCGCATGGGATGCGAGGTGGAGGAGATGTACTGTGCGCCGGACGGTGATTTTCCCAACCACCACCCCGATCCGACCATAGAGGCCTACATGCAGGACCTTATCGGGCGCATGCGCGAGAGCGGGGCGGATGCGGGCATCGGACTTGACGGCGATGCCGACAGGCTCGGGCTGGTGGATGCGGAGGGGCGGTTGCTGCTCGGCGACGAGTTGTACTGCCTGTTCGCCCGGGATGTGCTGTCCCGTTTGCCGGGTAGCCTGCTCATAGGCGACGTGAAATGCTCGCACCGCCTGTTTGATGATATTCGCGATTGCGGCGGCAGGCCCATGATGTGGATAACAGGGCATTCCGTCATGAAGGCCAAGATGCTGGAAGAGGATGCCCCCATGGCTGGCGAACTGTCGGGCCACATGTTTTTCAATGAGGGCTGGTTCGGGTTTGATGATGCCGTGTACGCGGCAGCGCGCATCGTGGCCATCCTTTCCGCGCAGCAGAAGCCGTTGACCGAGCTGCCGGGGTGGCCCCGGGCCTTCAGCACGCCGGAACTGCATGTTGCCTGTCCCGATGCCGTGAAATTTGCCGTGATAGATCGTGCGCAGGAATATTTCCGTGCACGTTGCGATGATGTTATAGTGATAGACGGTGTCCGGCTGAATTTCCCCGACGGGTGGGGATTGGTTCGGGCCTCCAATACACAGCCTGTGCTGGTGCTGCGCTTTGAGGCGCAGACGGCGGAACGGCTGGAAGAGATACGTTTGATGATTGAAACGCCGCTCAAGGCTTGGATAGCCGAAGCGTCTGAACACATATAA
- a CDS encoding LexA family transcriptional regulator yields MSTFDEVFERIKLSTHTRTQVELAEVLDIRQSSISDAKRRNSVPSDWYMKLFEKFGLNPDWLKKGVGPMYLRTEQGYEPLEGPAAGRVFEDSAKFGDPDARNAVVTIHSMQCDTDENGQRVLKGIGKLCIPQSFAGTNIQVLRMETSGMEPLIHKGAYVGLDSSQKNVLSGEIYGVFVPYEGISLKRLFLDAANNRFIMRSENQSHPEQYLPVEKRSEAILGRVAWVLQTL; encoded by the coding sequence GTGTCTACCTTTGATGAAGTCTTTGAGCGCATCAAGCTCTCCACCCACACCAGAACTCAGGTTGAGTTGGCAGAGGTACTGGACATCCGTCAGTCCAGCATTTCCGATGCCAAGCGCCGTAATTCCGTACCCTCCGACTGGTACATGAAGCTTTTCGAAAAGTTCGGTCTGAACCCCGACTGGTTGAAGAAGGGCGTCGGCCCCATGTACCTGCGCACAGAACAGGGCTATGAGCCTCTGGAAGGTCCCGCCGCAGGCCGCGTGTTCGAAGATTCCGCCAAATTCGGCGATCCTGACGCCCGCAACGCCGTAGTCACAATCCACTCCATGCAGTGCGATACCGACGAAAACGGTCAGCGTGTACTGAAGGGCATCGGCAAGCTTTGCATTCCCCAGTCCTTTGCAGGCACCAATATTCAGGTGCTGCGTATGGAAACTTCCGGCATGGAGCCCCTTATCCACAAGGGTGCATACGTAGGTCTGGACTCAAGCCAGAAGAACGTACTTTCCGGTGAAATTTACGGCGTATTCGTCCCCTACGAAGGCATTTCCCTGAAGCGCCTCTTCCTGGACGCCGCCAACAACCGCTTCATCATGCGCAGCGAGAATCAGTCCCACCCCGAACAGTACCTGCCCGTGGAAAAGCGCTCCGAAGCCATTCTCGGCCGAGTGGCTTGGGTTTTACAAACTTTGTAA